The following coding sequences are from one Candidatus Manganitrophaceae bacterium window:
- a CDS encoding c-type cytochrome: MAQLRIIGIMMAMIIGFAVFVHLTTKAIVPEKLDSGMISFDMSRPRAPSESRRVKNPILVSTAVIEEGKKAYLGGGCVVCHGKEGLGDGDGGIQLSPPPRDLTDANFQLLRTDGEMFWSIEHGVEGTGMFGYIPRMVSEEEAWKIVHYIRTLRRGPT, encoded by the coding sequence ATGGCCCAACTGCGTATTATCGGCATCATGATGGCAATGATTATCGGCTTTGCCGTTTTTGTGCATCTGACGACCAAGGCGATCGTCCCGGAGAAACTGGATTCGGGAATGATCTCCTTTGATATGTCCCGCCCGCGCGCGCCCAGCGAGTCCCGGAGGGTAAAGAATCCGATTCTGGTCTCGACGGCTGTGATCGAGGAAGGGAAGAAGGCCTACCTCGGCGGGGGATGCGTGGTTTGTCACGGGAAAGAAGGGCTGGGAGACGGTGATGGCGGCATCCAGTTATCACCGCCTCCTCGGGACCTGACCGACGCGAACTTCCAACTCCTTCGCACCGACGGAGAAATGTTCTGGTCGATCGAACACGGGGTAGAGGGAACCGGAATGTTCGGGTATATCCCGAGGATGGTTTCTGAAGAAGAGGCCTGGAAGATCGTTCACTATATTCGGACATTGAGACGGGGACCAACATAA
- a CDS encoding ribonuclease PH: protein MRVDGRKRNELRPVKVTRHFLKQVEGSVLIEMGDTKVICTATIEDRVPHFLRDKKRGWVTAEYAMIPRSSKDRISRESSRGKVGGRTQEIQRLVGRSLRSVVDMTGLGERTVWIDCDVIQADGGTRTASITGAFIALVDSLRHLQKEGRIKKMPIRDYLAAVSVGKVNGELLLDLNYPEDSHAEVDMNVVMTGKGRYVEVQGTAEQEPFTKDELDVFLKLASGGIKKLVSIQKNLLGVLK from the coding sequence ATGCGGGTTGATGGAAGGAAACGGAATGAACTGCGTCCGGTAAAAGTAACACGTCATTTTCTGAAGCAGGTGGAAGGGTCCGTCCTCATCGAAATGGGGGACACCAAGGTCATCTGTACGGCCACGATTGAAGATCGTGTCCCTCATTTTCTGAGAGACAAAAAAAGGGGATGGGTGACGGCCGAGTACGCCATGATCCCAAGGTCTTCCAAAGACAGAATCTCTCGGGAATCTTCGCGGGGTAAGGTGGGCGGGAGAACTCAGGAAATCCAGCGCCTTGTCGGCAGATCGCTCCGTTCTGTCGTGGACATGACAGGCTTGGGAGAAAGAACGGTCTGGATCGATTGTGATGTGATTCAAGCCGATGGGGGGACACGAACCGCATCGATTACCGGAGCTTTTATTGCCCTGGTGGATTCCCTCCGGCATCTCCAAAAAGAGGGCAGGATCAAGAAGATGCCGATTCGTGATTATCTCGCTGCCGTCAGTGTCGGAAAGGTCAATGGCGAGTTGCTCCTGGACCTGAACTATCCTGAGGATTCCCACGCAGAAGTGGATATGAACGTGGTGATGACCGGAAAAGGAAGATATGTAGAGGTCCAGGGAACGGCAGAACAGGAGCCCTTTACAAAAGATGAACTCGATGTCTTCCTCAAGCTGGCCTCCGGGGGGATTAAAAAACTGGTCAGCATTCAAAAAAATCTTTTGGGAGTTCTAAAGTAA
- the ychF gene encoding redox-regulated ATPase YchF, with translation MAINCGLIGLPNVGKSTIFNAMTRGNAAVANFPFCTVDPNVGIVEVPDIRLTRLTEIYKPKKVAPTNMAFVDIAGLVAGASKGEGLGNQFLSHMRETDALVHIVRCFEDPEIVHVDGTVDPTRDIETIDTELILKDLDTLEKRLFRTGKKAKSGDKTAIYEAELLKQLQDCLSSGKSARTLSLPEEAAPFLKELALLTAKPVLYVANVPEDKVKEGNPYSERVAEIAHREGTSSIIISGKIESEIAALPPEEWEEFLNELDLSESGLSRLIQASYQMLGLLTFFTVGEDEVKGWTIGNETPAVKAAGKIHSDIERGFIRAEIFRYQDLIEHGNLQAIKSKGLLRLEGKDYLIQDGDCVYFRFNV, from the coding sequence ATGGCCATCAACTGCGGATTGATCGGACTTCCGAATGTGGGAAAGTCCACGATTTTTAATGCGATGACGCGCGGAAACGCGGCTGTCGCCAACTTTCCCTTTTGCACGGTTGATCCGAATGTCGGCATCGTCGAGGTTCCCGATATCCGCTTGACCCGTCTGACCGAAATTTATAAACCGAAGAAGGTCGCACCCACAAACATGGCTTTTGTCGATATCGCTGGCCTCGTGGCGGGAGCAAGCAAGGGGGAAGGCCTTGGGAATCAATTTTTGAGTCATATGCGGGAAACGGATGCCCTAGTTCATATCGTCCGATGCTTTGAAGACCCTGAAATTGTCCATGTGGATGGCACGGTCGATCCCACACGTGACATCGAAACCATTGACACAGAGTTGATTCTGAAAGACCTGGATACGCTTGAAAAACGACTTTTCCGGACGGGGAAAAAGGCAAAGTCAGGAGACAAGACGGCAATTTATGAAGCCGAGCTCTTGAAACAACTTCAGGACTGTCTTTCCAGCGGAAAGTCAGCGCGTACGCTATCGCTCCCCGAAGAAGCAGCCCCCTTTCTCAAAGAACTCGCCCTCTTGACGGCAAAACCGGTTCTTTATGTCGCCAATGTCCCGGAGGACAAGGTCAAGGAAGGTAATCCCTATTCCGAACGTGTCGCGGAAATTGCCCACCGCGAGGGGACATCCTCCATTATTATCAGCGGAAAGATCGAATCTGAGATCGCCGCGCTCCCACCGGAGGAATGGGAAGAGTTCTTAAACGAACTCGACCTATCCGAGTCCGGACTCTCCCGCTTGATTCAGGCCTCCTACCAGATGCTCGGACTCCTGACCTTTTTTACCGTGGGGGAAGATGAAGTCAAGGGCTGGACCATCGGGAATGAAACCCCCGCAGTCAAGGCGGCCGGGAAAATCCATTCCGATATAGAGAGGGGTTTCATTCGGGCAGAGATATTTCGCTATCAGGACCTGATCGAACATGGCAACCTGCAGGCAATTAAATCGAAAGGCCTCCTGAGACTGGAAGGAAAAGACTATTTGATTCAGGATGGCGATTGTGTCTACTTCCGTTTCAACGTGTGA
- the rdgB gene encoding RdgB/HAM1 family non-canonical purine NTP pyrophosphatase: MQLVLATENPHKAEEIRSILGELPDIDLLTLSDFPHLKLPPETGTSYRENAVLKAQFVAKETGHWAMGDDSGLEVVALDGAPGLYSARYAGEGVTYADNRKKLLENLEDFPDAKRGARFVCTVAVADPRGRVDFVAGHCEGRITHSEVGRGGFGYDPVFFIPACGKTFSELSLDEKNKISHRGQAIRAAIRSLQKRIESKN, from the coding sequence GTGCAATTGGTCCTGGCGACGGAGAACCCGCACAAGGCAGAAGAAATCCGATCGATCCTGGGAGAGCTGCCCGATATCGACCTCCTGACGCTTTCCGACTTTCCTCACCTGAAACTCCCACCTGAAACCGGGACAAGCTATCGCGAAAATGCGGTTCTCAAGGCGCAGTTTGTCGCGAAAGAAACAGGCCATTGGGCCATGGGAGACGATAGCGGTCTTGAGGTTGTAGCGCTTGACGGCGCACCGGGGCTTTACTCGGCACGATATGCGGGAGAAGGGGTTACTTACGCCGACAACCGGAAAAAACTCTTGGAGAATCTGGAAGATTTTCCCGATGCGAAAAGAGGCGCGCGGTTTGTTTGTACCGTGGCCGTTGCCGATCCGAGGGGAAGGGTGGATTTCGTTGCGGGGCATTGCGAGGGGAGGATTACCCATTCTGAAGTCGGCCGTGGCGGCTTCGGTTACGATCCGGTCTTTTTTATCCCGGCCTGTGGCAAGACCTTTTCCGAACTCTCCCTTGATGAAAAAAACAAGATAAGCCATCGTGGACAGGCGATTCGCGCTGCGATCCGGAGTTTACAAAAACGGATTGAGAGTAAGAACTGA
- a CDS encoding aminoacyl-tRNA hydrolase: MVNFPAAPPSLGSGIEILKLIVGLGNPGKEYEETKHNIGFWVVDAFAGQHKVSLSEKKGDAIFGRGRWAGANEEIKFLLVKPQTFMNRSGRSVRAMLNLFPVSPPDLIVIYDDLDMPCGRVRLRSKGRSGGHRGVASVIDEIGTDQFIRLKIGIGRDPQSDPADQVLSPFHPDDKKLALSGVEKAVTLLPLLLEDRLTEAMNQYHTD; the protein is encoded by the coding sequence ATCGTCAATTTCCCCGCAGCCCCTCCGTCGCTCGGTTCCGGGATCGAAATATTGAAGCTGATTGTCGGTCTGGGAAACCCAGGAAAAGAATACGAAGAAACCAAACATAACATCGGTTTCTGGGTCGTTGACGCCTTTGCCGGACAGCACAAGGTCTCTCTCTCAGAAAAAAAGGGAGACGCCATTTTCGGTCGTGGCCGTTGGGCCGGCGCAAATGAAGAAATTAAATTCCTCTTGGTAAAACCGCAGACCTTTATGAACAGGAGCGGTCGCTCGGTTCGTGCGATGCTTAATCTCTTTCCCGTCTCTCCTCCTGACCTTATTGTCATATATGACGACCTGGATATGCCTTGCGGACGTGTCCGTTTAAGGTCCAAAGGAAGATCCGGAGGACATCGCGGGGTCGCTTCAGTCATTGATGAAATCGGAACCGACCAGTTTATCCGTCTTAAAATCGGGATCGGGAGAGACCCGCAATCCGACCCTGCGGACCAGGTCCTGAGTCCCTTCCATCCCGATGATAAGAAGTTGGCTTTAAGCGGGGTGGAAAAAGCAGTAACTCTGCTCCCTCTTCTGCTGGAAGACCGACTCACAGAAGCCATGAACCAGTATCACACCGACTGA
- the rpsF gene encoding 30S ribosomal protein S6, producing MNAYETIYIVKPTLSEEEITKITDKIKALIEKDGGEIVGADSFGKKRLAYEVRKEKRGIYLILHFRATPAILLELEQSYRLSETIIKYLTIKISEDQLGKMIPVRDEKSFSPRARGGRY from the coding sequence TTGAATGCCTATGAAACAATCTATATCGTAAAACCTACCCTCTCCGAAGAAGAGATCACAAAAATAACCGACAAGATCAAGGCCCTGATTGAAAAGGACGGGGGGGAGATCGTTGGCGCGGACTCCTTTGGGAAGAAAAGGCTAGCCTACGAAGTGCGTAAGGAAAAAAGAGGGATCTATCTCATCCTCCACTTCAGAGCAACACCTGCAATCCTGTTGGAGTTAGAGCAAAGCTATCGCTTGTCTGAAACCATCATCAAGTACCTGACCATTAAGATAAGTGAAGATCAGTTAGGAAAGATGATCCCTGTCCGTGATGAAAAATCATTCTCACCCCGGGCCAGAGGAGGACGGTACTAA
- a CDS encoding ribose-phosphate pyrophosphokinase gives MHQLKLFTGNSNRNLAEEIASYLGISLGKATVSTFSDGEIFVKIEENVRGSDTFVMQSSSKPVNTNIMELLILIDALKRASAKEITAVIPYYGYSRQDRKDQPRVPITAKLVADLVAVAGAHRVLTIDLHAGQIQGFFNIPVDHLYASPVLLDYFKKKNFNNLTIVSPDAGGVERARAFAKRMNVGLAIIDKRREGPNRTKIMNIIGDVANRDILILDDMIDTAGTISQAAIAIKKKGANQIYASCTHAILSGPAMERLNDAPIEEVIVTNTVPPKGEGDLYRKIKVLSIASLLGEAINRIHKETSVSSLFV, from the coding sequence ATGCACCAATTGAAACTCTTCACAGGCAACTCCAATAGAAACCTTGCCGAAGAAATTGCCAGCTATCTTGGGATTTCCTTGGGGAAAGCAACCGTCTCTACCTTCAGCGATGGAGAGATTTTTGTCAAGATCGAAGAGAATGTCCGTGGAAGCGACACCTTCGTGATGCAATCGTCTTCAAAACCCGTCAACACCAACATTATGGAACTCCTTATCCTGATCGATGCCCTGAAGCGTGCCTCCGCGAAAGAGATTACCGCCGTCATCCCCTATTATGGATATTCGCGGCAGGACCGAAAAGACCAACCCCGGGTTCCGATCACGGCAAAATTGGTCGCCGATCTGGTGGCCGTTGCCGGGGCGCATCGTGTCCTCACCATTGATCTGCATGCCGGACAAATCCAGGGCTTTTTTAATATCCCTGTTGATCATCTTTATGCCAGCCCCGTGCTTCTGGACTACTTTAAAAAGAAGAATTTCAATAACCTCACCATCGTTTCCCCGGATGCCGGGGGTGTCGAACGGGCCAGGGCCTTTGCAAAAAGAATGAATGTCGGTCTGGCCATCATCGACAAGCGTCGGGAAGGGCCGAACCGGACAAAAATTATGAATATCATCGGAGATGTTGCCAATCGGGACATCCTGATACTGGATGACATGATCGACACGGCCGGGACCATTTCCCAGGCGGCCATTGCGATCAAGAAAAAGGGAGCCAACCAAATCTATGCCAGCTGCACCCATGCCATCCTCTCCGGACCGGCAATGGAAAGGCTGAATGATGCCCCAATCGAAGAGGTCATTGTAACCAACACAGTTCCTCCAAAAGGCGAGGGAGACCTCTACAGGAAGATCAAGGTCTTATCGATTGCATCCCTTCTGGGAGAGGCGATCAACCGGATCCACAAGGAAACTTCGGTCAGTTCTCTTTTTGTATAA
- the mazG gene encoding nucleoside triphosphate pyrophosphohydrolase produces MSKAFDALVEVMARLRGEGGCPWDREQTAESLKPFLIEEAYEVYEAIEAGRAEPLCEELGDLLFQVLFHAEIAKERKLFDIEEILVTVTEKMTRRHPHVFTPKGEGKANSPMDSTEVLAKWEEIKKKEDRHRDRKSILDGIPKQLPALLRAHQLQSRAARVGFDWKTSEPILAKVEEEVQELCEAVARKDLAGIESELGDLLFSIVNVARFLKINPEDALRGTIDRFTGRFHRMESATEKNGGLKTLSLEEMDALWEEAKLAERAALPLD; encoded by the coding sequence ATGTCAAAAGCATTTGATGCCTTGGTCGAGGTCATGGCCCGTTTAAGGGGAGAAGGGGGTTGTCCCTGGGATCGCGAGCAAACCGCGGAATCCTTGAAACCCTTCCTGATCGAAGAGGCTTATGAGGTCTATGAAGCGATAGAGGCCGGACGGGCGGAGCCGCTCTGTGAGGAATTGGGCGACCTGCTTTTTCAGGTTCTTTTCCATGCGGAGATCGCAAAAGAACGCAAACTCTTCGATATTGAAGAGATCCTGGTTACGGTCACAGAAAAGATGACCCGCCGTCACCCCCATGTCTTCACCCCGAAGGGCGAGGGGAAGGCAAACTCCCCGATGGACAGCACGGAAGTCCTTGCAAAATGGGAGGAGATCAAAAAGAAGGAAGATCGCCATCGCGACCGGAAATCCATTCTCGACGGCATCCCAAAACAGCTTCCGGCCCTGCTTCGCGCGCATCAGCTGCAGTCGCGGGCCGCCCGCGTGGGATTTGACTGGAAAACCTCTGAGCCTATCCTCGCCAAGGTCGAAGAAGAGGTTCAGGAGCTTTGCGAGGCCGTTGCCAGAAAAGATCTCGCCGGGATTGAAAGTGAACTGGGTGATCTTCTTTTCTCCATCGTCAATGTCGCGCGTTTTCTGAAAATAAACCCGGAAGATGCCCTGCGCGGAACCATTGATCGTTTTACCGGACGCTTTCATAGGATGGAATCCGCAACGGAGAAAAATGGCGGATTGAAGACGCTTTCGCTTGAGGAAATGGATGCATTGTGGGAAGAGGCTAAACTGGCCGAAAGGGCCGCCCTCCCCCTGGATTAA
- a CDS encoding single-stranded DNA-binding protein, whose amino-acid sequence MVSFNKVILIGNLTRDPEVRYTPSGTAVASFGLAVNHRYKQGEEMRDEVCFIDIVVFGKQAENCGQYLSKGQGAIIDGRLQQRRWETEEGQKRNKHEVVAQSIRFLPKRQGQTEGADKEGPAVEEGGDEVPF is encoded by the coding sequence ATGGTAAGTTTTAACAAGGTCATTCTTATCGGCAATCTGACCAGAGATCCTGAAGTACGTTACACCCCCAGCGGAACAGCCGTTGCCAGCTTTGGGCTTGCTGTGAATCATCGGTATAAACAAGGGGAAGAGATGAGGGACGAGGTCTGTTTTATCGACATTGTGGTTTTTGGGAAGCAGGCTGAAAATTGCGGACAGTACCTCTCAAAGGGACAAGGTGCCATTATCGATGGACGTCTCCAACAGCGTAGATGGGAAACGGAAGAAGGTCAAAAAAGAAACAAGCACGAAGTGGTTGCACAATCGATTCGCTTTCTCCCGAAACGGCAGGGACAGACCGAAGGGGCGGACAAAGAAGGTCCGGCCGTTGAAGAGGGTGGCGACGAGGTTCCATTTTAA
- a CDS encoding septal ring lytic transglycosylase RlpA family protein, giving the protein MTEGRSPPGKSPDNGKTLLNLPHLSRSTDFPLLLPQLQDEGGQNTGLILLRSTKILKIPKQKASFPQPPPFLFTLFVSLLLLNACSASRQYRVGYREVGLASWYGDKFHGRPTASGEIYDMYGLSAAHKELPLGTLLRVNDPKTGRSIKVKVNDRGPFIGRRILDLSYGAAKKLGVVEAGVTTVKIEIIGRAPTLRRSQSANNRFFVQVGSYSIRENALRMKQEVGQYYKKVYLKEAGTNQGTRYRLRIGPYPSLSLKKIGTDRGTRSTHPDDRSKD; this is encoded by the coding sequence ATGACGGAAGGGAGATCGCCGCCTGGAAAATCGCCAGATAATGGAAAGACGTTATTAAACCTGCCCCATCTGTCTCGATCAACTGACTTCCCGCTTTTACTGCCCCAATTGCAAGATGAAGGTGGTCAAAATACGGGACTAATTCTTTTGCGGAGCACTAAAATCCTTAAGATCCCTAAGCAGAAAGCCTCTTTTCCTCAGCCTCCGCCTTTTCTATTTACTCTTTTTGTCTCCCTTCTTTTATTAAATGCCTGCAGTGCTTCAAGACAATACCGGGTCGGCTATCGTGAGGTGGGCCTCGCCTCCTGGTATGGGGATAAATTTCACGGACGTCCCACGGCCAGCGGTGAAATTTACGACATGTATGGACTTTCTGCTGCCCACAAGGAACTTCCCCTCGGGACACTCCTTCGAGTAAACGATCCCAAGACTGGCCGTTCGATCAAGGTCAAGGTCAATGATCGGGGACCCTTTATCGGGAGGCGTATCCTCGATCTTTCTTACGGGGCCGCAAAAAAACTGGGTGTGGTAGAGGCGGGAGTCACCACGGTCAAGATCGAAATTATCGGCCGCGCCCCGACATTGCGGCGGTCTCAGTCTGCCAACAATCGCTTCTTTGTGCAGGTGGGTTCTTACTCGATTCGGGAAAACGCCTTACGCATGAAACAGGAAGTCGGCCAATACTATAAAAAGGTCTACCTGAAAGAGGCCGGGACCAATCAAGGGACGCGGTATCGTCTTCGAATCGGTCCTTATCCCTCATTATCCCTCAAAAAAATCGGCACAGACCGTGGCACAAGGTCTACGCACCCGGATGACCGGAGTAAAGATTAA
- the rpsR gene encoding 30S ribosomal protein S18, with protein sequence MEKKYFQRKRVCRFCTEKIKDIDYKDTQILKGFVTDRGKIIPRRISGNCAGHQRQLTRAIKRARNIAFLAFAEER encoded by the coding sequence GTGGAAAAGAAATACTTTCAAAGAAAACGTGTTTGTCGATTCTGTACTGAGAAGATAAAAGACATCGATTATAAAGATACTCAAATCCTGAAAGGATTTGTCACAGATCGTGGAAAAATTATCCCAAGGCGTATCTCAGGGAATTGTGCCGGACATCAGCGCCAACTCACAAGGGCCATAAAACGGGCCCGGAATATTGCCTTCCTGGCATTTGCAGAAGAGCGCTGA
- a CDS encoding 50S ribosomal protein L25 yields MQKINIQGERRTKAGKGPARQLRFAGKIPAVIYSEGKSALLTINPEEIDKVLHSASGENTLINLQITGEKTSGSDPGEHIAILRDFQRDPVTGKILHADFFEISMTEAISIMVHVEVIGETPIGVKADNGTLQHNMRELEVRCLPTLIPDHIQVDASALEVGQSIHVKDLPVKEGIAFLADPNLVVVSVTAAITDEKLESMLSAESGETKEPEVVEEKEEKEGAETEAKGEKKDK; encoded by the coding sequence ATGCAGAAGATAAACATTCAGGGAGAGCGGCGGACGAAGGCAGGTAAAGGGCCTGCCCGGCAATTGCGTTTTGCCGGGAAAATCCCCGCAGTGATCTACAGTGAGGGGAAATCGGCCCTCTTAACAATAAACCCCGAAGAGATTGATAAGGTCTTGCACTCTGCCTCTGGAGAAAACACGCTGATTAATCTTCAGATCACGGGGGAGAAAACAAGCGGGTCTGATCCCGGTGAGCATATTGCAATCTTGCGTGATTTTCAAAGAGATCCCGTCACAGGAAAAATACTCCACGCAGACTTTTTTGAGATCTCCATGACCGAGGCCATTTCCATTATGGTTCATGTAGAAGTGATCGGCGAGACACCCATCGGGGTAAAGGCAGATAACGGCACGCTCCAGCACAATATGCGCGAGCTTGAGGTCCGATGTCTTCCCACCTTAATCCCAGATCATATACAGGTTGATGCCTCCGCCCTGGAAGTGGGTCAATCCATCCACGTGAAAGACCTTCCTGTAAAAGAGGGGATCGCATTCCTGGCCGATCCAAACCTGGTCGTTGTTTCGGTCACGGCGGCCATCACGGATGAAAAGCTGGAATCAATGCTCTCTGCCGAGTCCGGGGAAACGAAAGAACCCGAAGTGGTGGAGGAAAAAGAGGAAAAAGAAGGAGCCGAGACAGAGGCAAAGGGAGAGAAAAAAGACAAATAA
- a CDS encoding DUF4149 domain-containing protein, with protein sequence MEVPIPNFYFMGIQFIHLFALAIWVGGIVIIGAIVAPTIFRKIEPRRRAGELMGQILSKFDKVALGCSAVLIGTGIVKFFTWENLTPWNATRYLAIMIMSGVCFYSVFVISPRLRVLISKRQSENKTDEESSESEIPRTEFSKLHLTSVRLMMVNLVCGTLALLMA encoded by the coding sequence ATGGAAGTCCCAATCCCCAACTTTTATTTCATGGGCATTCAATTCATCCATCTCTTCGCCCTTGCCATCTGGGTAGGCGGCATCGTCATCATCGGCGCTATTGTCGCGCCAACAATTTTCAGGAAGATAGAACCGCGAAGACGGGCCGGAGAACTCATGGGCCAGATCCTCTCGAAGTTCGACAAGGTCGCCTTGGGTTGCAGCGCGGTCTTGATCGGGACCGGGATCGTAAAGTTCTTTACCTGGGAAAATCTGACCCCATGGAATGCGACCCGCTATCTGGCCATCATGATCATGTCCGGGGTCTGTTTCTATTCGGTGTTTGTTATTTCTCCCCGGCTAAGAGTTCTGATTTCGAAACGACAATCCGAAAACAAAACGGATGAGGAGAGCTCTGAATCTGAAATTCCCCGCACAGAATTCAGCAAACTACACTTAACCTCTGTTCGGCTAATGATGGTCAATCTTGTATGCGGTACACTCGCCCTCTTGATGGCATGA